A window of the Lolium perenne isolate Kyuss_39 chromosome 7, Kyuss_2.0, whole genome shotgun sequence genome harbors these coding sequences:
- the LOC127311257 gene encoding F-box protein At5g07610 gives MVGKARRRSAQGRASTRLKSSFETAAERLPDDLLVDILSRVPVKSLCRFKCVSKHWLGLIDHPEHRRKLPQTLVGFFCNNDESVIQFTSVTESSYPLIDTSFAFLPNCGQLELLDCCDGLLLCGCYTQGNEFRYVVFNPATEMWVMLPDSGYNGEVGTTRLGFDRAVSSHFHVFVLLEGNHDSDRYITGAYLYSSTTGRWIYKEKGWDRYIGLHTGGSGAVFLNGYLHLYCYDHDVLCPCVAMVHKEGETWMFFDSPSFVQDAILQQSQGHLHFAGFKSDYGEDDDYDDLSVTRIVVYALKDYDKDEWILKHSIEALHIGEIDDLILIHPYRNTIFFSMGPVMCYNMNRQQAKVVCNDGECEPPYLPYVPLYAKLESLHM, from the exons ATGGTTGGCAAGGCTCGGCGCCGCTCTGCTCAAGGCCGTGCTTCAACTCGACTCAA ATCCTCCTTTGAGACGGCAGCGGAGAGACTCCCCGATGACCTCCTTGTTGATATCCTCTCGCGTGTGCCCGTCAAATCACTCTGCCGCTTTAAGTGTGTCTCCAAGCACTGGCTCGGACTCATCGACCACCCCGAGCACCGCAGAAAGCTACCCCAAACCCTGGTCGggttcttctgcaacaacgacgaGTCAGTTATCCAGTTTACCAGTGTAACGGAGAGCAGCTACCCTCTGATTGACACATCTTTCGCATTTCTGCCCAACTGCGGGCAGCTGGAACTTTTGGACTGCTGCGACGGCCTCCTCCTATGCGGCTGCTACACCCAGGGTAATGAGTTCCGTTACGTCGTGTTCAATCCCGCCACAGAGATGTGGGTCATGTTGCCTGACTCCGGCTACAACGGCGAGGTGGGCACAACACGGTTGGGCTTTGATCGCGCTGTGTCTTCCCATTTCCATGTGTTTGTGCTGCTGGAGGGTAACCACGATAGTGACCGTTATATCACCGGAGCGTATCTGTATTCATCGACAACCGGAAGATGGATTTATAAGGAGAAAGGATGGGACCGATATATTGGTCTCCATACTGGTGGCTCAGGAGCTGTCTTTCTCAATGGCTATCTGCATCTTTACTGCTATGACCATGACGTGTTGTGCCCATGTGTAGCTATGGTGCACAAGGAGGGGGAAACTTGGATGTTCTTTGATTCCCCTTCCTTCGTGCAAGATGCTATTCTTCAGCAGTCACAGGGACACTTGCATTTTGCTGGTTTTAAAAGTGACTATGGTGAGGATGATGATTATGATGATTTAAGTGTTACCCGAATAGTAGTTTATGCTCTCAAGGACTATGACAAAGACGAGTGGATACTGAAGCATAGCATTGAAGCTTTACACATTGGAGAGATAGATGATTTGATCCTGATCCATCCCTACCGTAACACTATCTTTTTCTCTATGGGTCCAGTCATGTGCTACAACATGAATCGCCAACAAGCCAAAGTGGTCTGCAATGATGGAGAATGCGAGCCGCCATATCTACCATA